The following are encoded in a window of Symbiobacterium terraclitae genomic DNA:
- a CDS encoding D-alanyl-D-alanine carboxypeptidase family protein, producing MHRILSFFITLLMLVAAGEPAAAAVRAAAVRPVPLIEHYREQVESPPQIWAHGAVLMDAATGDVLWEHNAHKRLHPASTTKVLTGLIALERGDLNAKVKISRRAATTPGSSMYLREGEVHSLHDLVYGLLLRSGNDAAVAIAEAIAGSVEDFAVLMNERAQRLGAKNSHFVNPHGLTHPDHLSTAYDLAVITRAALQNPLFAEIVATPVKELTYEELGRTVVLYNTNRLLTWLEGADGVKTGTTGAAGACLVSSVTRDEQKLIAVVLNASNRWRESAALLEWGFRNFRLARLGRAGEVLVHLPVRGGKRRAVPVAFERDLAVVLPRTAAEAPPMEVDLAIPLRAPVRAGQQLGRVRVETPGSSASERQVELVAAREVPAATWLDHVYELLVSLVGVGDILELNLITGYRERVDRSDAPG from the coding sequence GTGCATCGGATCCTTTCCTTCTTTATCACGCTGCTCATGCTGGTCGCCGCGGGTGAACCGGCTGCGGCGGCGGTCCGGGCGGCGGCGGTCAGGCCGGTCCCGCTGATCGAGCACTACAGGGAGCAGGTGGAGTCCCCGCCCCAGATCTGGGCGCACGGCGCCGTGCTGATGGACGCCGCCACCGGCGACGTGCTCTGGGAGCACAACGCCCACAAGCGGCTCCACCCGGCCAGCACCACCAAGGTGCTCACCGGGCTCATCGCCCTGGAGCGGGGCGACCTGAACGCCAAGGTGAAGATCTCCAGGCGGGCGGCTACGACGCCCGGCAGCTCGATGTACCTGCGGGAGGGGGAGGTGCACTCCCTCCACGACCTGGTCTACGGGCTCCTGCTGCGCTCGGGCAACGACGCCGCGGTGGCCATCGCCGAGGCCATCGCCGGTTCGGTGGAGGACTTCGCCGTGCTCATGAACGAGCGCGCCCAGCGGCTCGGGGCGAAGAACTCGCACTTCGTCAACCCCCACGGCCTCACCCACCCCGACCACCTCAGCACCGCCTACGACCTGGCGGTCATCACCCGGGCGGCGCTGCAGAACCCGCTGTTCGCCGAGATCGTGGCCACGCCCGTCAAGGAGCTGACCTACGAGGAGCTGGGCCGCACGGTGGTGCTCTACAACACCAACCGGCTGCTCACGTGGTTGGAGGGCGCCGACGGCGTGAAGACCGGCACCACCGGGGCGGCCGGGGCCTGCCTGGTCTCCAGCGTGACCCGGGACGAGCAGAAGCTGATCGCGGTCGTGCTGAACGCGTCCAACCGGTGGCGGGAGTCTGCGGCCCTGCTGGAGTGGGGCTTCCGCAACTTCCGGCTGGCCCGGCTGGGGCGGGCCGGGGAGGTGCTCGTGCACCTGCCGGTGAGGGGGGGCAAGCGGCGCGCGGTTCCCGTGGCATTCGAGCGCGACCTCGCCGTGGTGCTGCCGCGCACCGCCGCAGAGGCGCCCCCCATGGAGGTCGACCTGGCCATCCCCCTGCGTGCGCCCGTGCGCGCCGGCCAGCAGCTGGGCCGCGTCCGGGTGGAGACGCCTGGCAGCAGTGCCAGCGAACGGCAGGTGGAGCTGGTGGCGGCCAGGGAGGTACCTGCCGCCACATGGCTTGACCACGTCTACGAGCTTTTAGTATCATTAGTTGGGGTCGGAGATATTCTAGAACTGAATCTCATAACTGGATATCGTGAAAGGGTGGACCGCTCCGATGCCCCCGGATGA
- a CDS encoding helix-turn-helix domain-containing protein — translation MEEIGRRLREARVAKGITLQEVEEETRIRKKYIEALESGRTVLIPGEVYVKGFLRTYGNFLGLDGEALVQEYKERKNRPAAPEEDGAISAEVRTAEAEVAAASPAEPRTAPAPRPPAFVQAPRRSGRGRTKRRQRGPGPGVYIARRILVSLIVILPLAGLGYWLWSQQAAGPEPPPSEPVAQQPSSESPPPAVEPEPEPEPEPEPPPEPAKPVITVGKPVGDEVDITISASPIDLHMDFKQGFPWLAVYSASGEELFSAKASGPLSFQGDGFRVRIGFVAGLEITLNGEPVQHGLEGGPYWINFKSEKSE, via the coding sequence ATGGAAGAGATTGGCCGGCGGTTGCGCGAGGCGCGCGTGGCCAAGGGGATCACGCTGCAGGAGGTCGAAGAGGAGACCCGAATCCGCAAGAAATACATTGAGGCCCTCGAATCCGGACGGACTGTCCTCATCCCCGGGGAGGTCTACGTCAAGGGTTTCCTGCGAACCTACGGCAACTTCCTCGGCCTGGACGGCGAGGCCCTCGTGCAGGAGTACAAGGAGCGGAAGAACCGCCCTGCCGCCCCTGAGGAGGACGGGGCAATTTCGGCCGAGGTGCGCACCGCCGAGGCAGAGGTGGCAGCAGCGAGTCCCGCCGAGCCGCGTACGGCCCCGGCGCCCAGACCCCCTGCCTTCGTGCAGGCCCCCCGCCGGTCCGGCCGGGGCCGGACGAAGCGGCGGCAGCGCGGCCCAGGGCCCGGCGTCTACATCGCCCGGCGGATCCTCGTCTCGCTGATCGTCATCCTGCCGCTCGCCGGCCTGGGCTACTGGCTCTGGTCGCAGCAGGCAGCCGGGCCGGAGCCCCCGCCCAGCGAGCCGGTGGCGCAGCAGCCCAGCTCGGAATCGCCCCCGCCCGCGGTGGAGCCCGAACCCGAACCCGAACCGGAGCCCGAGCCACCGCCTGAGCCGGCGAAGCCCGTGATCACGGTTGGCAAGCCGGTCGGCGACGAGGTCGACATCACGATCTCCGCATCGCCAATCGACCTGCATATGGACTTCAAGCAGGGATTCCCCTGGCTTGCCGTCTACAGCGCCTCCGGCGAGGAACTGTTCTCAGCGAAGGCGAGCGGTCCCCTCTCGTTCCAGGGCGACGGCTTCCGGGTGCGCATCGGCTTCGTGGCCGGCCTGGAGATCACGCTCAACGGCGAGCCCGTCCAGCACGGACTGGAGGGCGGTCCCTACTGGATCAACTTCAAGAGCGAAAAGAGCGAGTAA